A portion of the Adhaeribacter radiodurans genome contains these proteins:
- a CDS encoding ABC transporter permease, with protein sequence MNKVLARFGPFFGLLFVIILFTILCPPQFNSFYNVKTILTQSVIVGIAAFGMTMVIISGGIDLSVGSQIALGTVVIATVMNLGGGPEVTSVGGALPLLAAVAAIGACALCGLIIGSFISRFNIVPFIVTLGMMQIARGVAKWIGKEQTISTPSNWLQDLMLLDPEPSWLIFAPGVWITVLLFALLAVLLKYTVFGRHIFAIGSNELTARLCGIKVNVNKAMIYTVSSVFAGIASVMQYSNLTVGDPTAANGMELDIIAAVVIGGGSLSGGEGSALGSIIGALIMAVLRNGCNMLGLPNYVQEIIIGIIIVGAVLIDRLKHRVNV encoded by the coding sequence ATGAATAAAGTTTTAGCCAGGTTTGGACCGTTTTTCGGGCTGCTGTTTGTTATTATTCTGTTTACCATTCTTTGTCCGCCGCAGTTTAATTCTTTTTATAACGTAAAAACCATACTTACCCAAAGTGTAATCGTCGGAATTGCAGCTTTCGGCATGACCATGGTTATTATTTCCGGTGGTATTGATTTAAGCGTAGGTTCCCAAATTGCCTTAGGTACAGTGGTAATTGCTACGGTTATGAATCTAGGAGGAGGACCGGAAGTTACTTCGGTGGGCGGGGCGCTGCCTTTATTAGCAGCTGTGGCCGCGATTGGTGCCTGTGCTTTATGCGGCTTAATTATTGGGTCGTTTATTTCGCGGTTCAACATTGTGCCTTTTATTGTAACCTTGGGCATGATGCAGATTGCCCGTGGAGTAGCAAAATGGATCGGGAAAGAACAAACTATCAGTACTCCCTCTAACTGGTTGCAAGATTTAATGTTATTGGATCCGGAACCCTCCTGGTTGATTTTTGCGCCGGGAGTTTGGATAACTGTATTATTATTTGCTTTACTGGCTGTACTCTTAAAATATACGGTTTTTGGCCGTCATATTTTTGCTATTGGCTCTAATGAATTAACGGCCCGGCTTTGCGGTATTAAAGTAAATGTAAACAAAGCCATGATTTACACCGTGAGTTCGGTATTTGCTGGTATTGCTTCGGTAATGCAGTATAGTAACTTAACCGTTGGTGACCCTACCGCTGCTAATGGCATGGAGCTCGATATTATTGCTGCCGTAGTAATTGGCGGTGGCTCTTTAAGTGGTGGCGAGGGTAGTGCCCTAGGTTCTATAATAGGGGCTTTAATTATGGCAGTTTTGCGGAATGGCTGCAATATGTTAGGATTACCTAATTACGTGCAGGAAATAATCATCGGAATAATAATAGTAGGAGCTGTTTTAATTGACCGCTTAAAACACCGGGTAAACGTATAA
- a CDS encoding aldehyde dehydrogenase (NADP(+)), whose protein sequence is MADNNILTEVSPQQSNTFRAFNPAKGEWLTTDFTESTPEEVAAAVEKAEAAFLVYRKKTGAERADFLQKIGEEIVNLGDALITLCQGESGLPEARLQGERGRTVGQLNMFAGLLREGSWIDATIDTAVPDRKPLPKSDLRRMNIALGPVGIFGASNFPLAFSVAGGDTASALAAGCTVVVKGHPAHPGTSQLIAEAVLRAARASNMPEGVFSMVHGQSTAVGMALVEHPLIKAIGFTGSYRGGKALFDAAARRPEPIPVYAEMGSTNPVFILPGALKERGANLAQGLATSVTLGVGQFCTNPGLVVAQQSVESEQFLNKTTEAFTGLTAGTMLTPNIKKAFDAGIQKLTQTAGVSVLATGVSNESVCGGTPHLLRADAATFLATPEIGEEVFGPSTVYISATGKEELMAIANGLHGHLTATLQATPEDLVEYADLISILERKVGRLLINGFPTGVEVCASMVHGGPFPATTDARTTSVGTAAIYRFSRPICYQDFPDTVLPAELQNSNPLNIWRNVNGQLTKEKI, encoded by the coding sequence ATGGCAGATAATAATATATTAACAGAAGTTTCTCCCCAACAATCTAATACATTCCGGGCGTTTAACCCGGCTAAAGGCGAATGGCTAACCACTGACTTTACGGAAAGTACCCCGGAAGAAGTAGCCGCCGCCGTAGAGAAAGCAGAAGCTGCCTTTTTAGTTTACCGGAAAAAGACCGGAGCGGAACGGGCCGATTTCCTGCAGAAAATTGGCGAAGAAATAGTGAACTTAGGCGACGCGCTAATAACTCTTTGCCAGGGAGAATCTGGTTTACCCGAGGCTCGTTTGCAAGGAGAAAGAGGACGCACCGTTGGGCAATTAAATATGTTTGCCGGTTTGTTACGGGAAGGTTCCTGGATAGATGCTACCATTGATACGGCTGTACCCGACCGAAAACCTTTACCTAAATCGGACTTGCGGCGCATGAACATTGCTTTAGGTCCGGTTGGCATTTTTGGGGCGAGTAATTTTCCGTTGGCTTTTTCAGTAGCGGGCGGCGATACGGCATCGGCATTGGCGGCAGGTTGTACGGTAGTTGTAAAAGGTCACCCGGCTCATCCGGGAACTTCGCAGTTAATTGCCGAAGCGGTGCTGCGGGCAGCTCGGGCTTCTAACATGCCCGAGGGAGTATTTTCGATGGTACACGGCCAATCCACGGCAGTAGGTATGGCTTTGGTAGAACATCCTCTTATTAAAGCCATTGGTTTTACCGGCTCTTACCGGGGCGGCAAAGCTCTTTTTGACGCAGCCGCGCGCCGGCCAGAACCTATTCCGGTATATGCCGAAATGGGCAGTACCAATCCGGTTTTTATATTACCAGGCGCGTTAAAAGAACGCGGCGCTAATTTAGCCCAAGGACTTGCCACTTCGGTAACGTTGGGCGTAGGTCAGTTTTGTACGAATCCAGGTTTAGTGGTGGCTCAGCAATCGGTAGAATCAGAGCAATTTTTAAATAAAACAACCGAGGCATTTACTGGTTTAACGGCTGGTACCATGCTAACTCCTAATATTAAAAAAGCTTTTGATGCCGGTATTCAAAAGTTAACGCAAACTGCCGGGGTATCAGTATTGGCTACAGGTGTAAGCAATGAGAGCGTTTGTGGCGGCACGCCGCATTTATTAAGGGCTGATGCAGCTACCTTTTTGGCTACTCCGGAAATTGGCGAGGAAGTTTTCGGACCATCTACCGTTTATATTTCGGCAACGGGCAAAGAAGAATTAATGGCTATCGCCAACGGTTTACATGGGCACTTAACGGCCACTTTACAAGCTACTCCAGAAGACTTAGTAGAATATGCCGATCTTATTTCTATTTTAGAACGTAAAGTTGGTCGCTTACTAATAAATGGTTTTCCGACCGGGGTAGAAGTTTGCGCCTCTATGGTGCACGGGGGTCCTTTCCCAGCTACTACGGATGCACGTACTACTTCAGTGGGAACAGCCGCTATTTACCGGTTTAGCCGTCCTATTTGCTACCAAGATTTTCCGGATACTGTGTTACCCGCAGAACTACAAAATAGTAATCCTTTGAATATCTGGCGGAACGTGAATGGTCAATTAACTAAAGAGAAAATATAA